One Fusobacterium ulcerans DNA segment encodes these proteins:
- a CDS encoding Gfo/Idh/MocA family protein — protein sequence MVRFGIIGTSCISDKFVEALKTIKKCEVTAVYSRSVEKGDYFATKHDIKTIYLSLEEMAESQKVDAVYIASPNGLHPSQAIKMMENGKHVICEKAIAPTVKELDEMIKTAKENNVVLMEAMRPTLNPNFNVIKESLEKIGPVRGISASYCQYSSRYDNLKKGELTNIFDPKFSGGALYDIGVYPLYFTIGMFGIPEEYMGGNYLVSSGADGYGNIILKYSDKIASITYSKITDSKTPSEIQGEKGSIIIGKLSTVKDVKIVYRDGREEKIEIDIHKNDMVYEAMEFINLIKGKKLESDVNSHKNSRKVVEIMENLANKN from the coding sequence ATGGTAAGATTCGGGATAATAGGAACAAGCTGTATAAGTGATAAATTTGTAGAGGCACTGAAAACTATAAAAAAATGTGAAGTAACAGCAGTATATTCAAGAAGTGTAGAAAAAGGGGATTATTTTGCTACAAAACATGATATAAAAACAATATATCTTTCATTGGAGGAAATGGCTGAAAGTCAAAAAGTAGATGCAGTATATATTGCTTCTCCAAATGGACTTCATCCATCACAGGCTATAAAAATGATGGAAAATGGAAAGCATGTAATTTGTGAAAAAGCTATTGCTCCAACTGTAAAAGAATTAGACGAAATGATAAAAACAGCAAAAGAAAATAATGTGGTATTGATGGAAGCTATGAGACCCACACTGAATCCAAATTTTAATGTAATAAAAGAGAGCTTGGAGAAAATAGGACCAGTAAGAGGTATATCAGCCAGCTATTGTCAGTATTCTTCAAGATATGACAATTTGAAAAAAGGGGAGCTTACAAATATATTTGATCCTAAGTTTTCTGGTGGGGCGTTATACGATATAGGAGTTTATCCATTGTATTTTACTATTGGTATGTTTGGAATACCAGAGGAATATATGGGAGGAAACTATCTGGTAAGCAGCGGAGCAGATGGATATGGAAATATAATCTTAAAGTACAGTGATAAAATAGCAAGCATTACATATTCAAAAATAACTGATTCAAAAACACCTTCAGAAATACAGGGAGAAAAGGGATCAATAATAATTGGAAAACTTTCCACTGTGAAAGATGTAAAAATAGTATATAGAGATGGAAGAGAAGAAAAAATAGAAATAGATATTCATAAAAATGATATGGTTTATGAAGCAATGGAATTTATAAATCTTATCAAAGGAAAGAAACTTGAATCTGATGTAAACAGCCATAAAAATTCAAGAAAAGTAGTTGAAATTATGGAGAATCTGGCTAATAAAAACTAG